CAAGGGCCGGGTAGTGGTACAGTATAGAATGTTCCCTTACCCTGCAATGCTTCTCTGACACGCCCTTCCTGTTGAGCTCCTCCATGAGGCCCGGCAGGATGCTGCTACTGTGTCTCTCGTAGCGCAGTGCGTACAGCATCACCAGGCGAACCGCGTCCATCTCGCTCACCCGCGGGTTCTGCAGCAGCCGACGCACGTTCTGCAGAACAACAGGGACTATAATTTCCATAGCCTTTAATACAgacttaaattatttattttcaatgacactTCACTATGATTTCTATGTGCAGTGTTATTGTTTTCTGAAAGTCACTTATTATTACAAGTGGCCAAGTCAATATACAATACAGCAGTAGGCTGTATTCTTCTTCAACAAACAGGAAAAATTGTGTATTTTTTAATGCTTTTATGTGAACTGTGTGTGTTATGGTATAATAAAGCATTGAGCTGTAAGCCCCCTCCAGAAAAAAACATGTGATGTCACATGTTCATTGTTGACAGTGATAGGACCCCTACATTTACATACTGGGCAGTTCGGTCTGGTGCCTGCTCTTTGTCTACCGGTCTACCACATGTCATGTCTATTTCAGGCCTGTGTCTGGTCAGTGTCTAGTCTCTGCCTGGTTCATATTTGACATGCGTTTCATCTACATACAGAATCTAGTAGTGTGATACTAGTCAGTCTCTGGCATCAAGTCAGTGCAGAGCAGGGTTGTAGTGTTGATTCATTTCAAAAGCCAATTCAGGAAACTCAATTAGTAATAACAGAAATGTTTCCTACAGTTAAATTGAAAAataaaatacagtgcattcggaaagtattcagaccccttgactttttccacattttgttacattatagccttattctaaaattgtgtaaattgtttttcctcatctacacacaataccccataatgacaaagctaaaacaggtttttagaaatgttagcaaatttattaaaaatgaaaaaccttatttacataggtattcagacccattgctacgagactcgaaattgagctcaggtgcatcctgtttccatttatcatccttgagatatttctacaacttgattggagtccacctgtggtaaattcaattaattggacatgatttggaaaggaacacacctgtctatattaggtcccacagttgacagtgcatctcagagcaaaatccagccatgaggtcgaaggaattgtcaataaagctcagagacaggattgtgtcgatgcatagatctggggaagggtaccaaaacatttctgcaacattgaaggtccccaagaacacagttgcctcaTTCATTCTCAAAttgaataagtttggaaccaccaagactcttcattgAGCTGggcgcccagccaaactgaacaatcgggtgagaagggccttggtcagggaggtgatcaagaacccgatggtcactctgacagagctcacatgatagcccgcttggagtttgccaaaaggcacctaaagactctcagaccatgagaaacaagattttctggtctgatgaatccaagatttaactctttggccggaatgccaagcatcacatctggaggaaaccaggcacaggttggggtgaaggttcaccttacaaAAGGACATCAGCCGAGACAACGCGGGAGTGGCTTTGGGAtaagtgtctgaatgtccttgagtggcccagccagagcccggacatgaacctgatcgaacatctctggagacctgaaaatagctgtgcagtgatgctccccatccaacctgacagagctcgagaagatctgcagagaataatggaaaaaaaactccccaaatacaggtgtgccaagcttgtagcgtcatacccaagaagactgtaatcgctgccaaaggtgcttcaacaaagtctgAATACATATGAAAATGTCATATCAATGTCATATGTGATATATCAATGTCATATCAatgtttaatttttaatacatttctaaaaacctggtgttgctttgtcattactgggtattgtgtgtagattgatgagtaaaaaaaacaacaatttaatcaattttaaaataaggctgtaacgtaacaaagtcaagggatctgaatactttcagaatgcactgtcaTTTGAAATAAAAGGCAAATCCACAATTCCTAAATGGTGATTAAAGTCAATACCTGAATCAAATGTAATTTGACTGTATGAATTGTGGAAATTGGCCTGAAAAGGATACTTCAGGATTGTgtcaatgaggccctttatccattcccccagagtcagatgaacttgagGATACCATTTTTGTCTCTGTGTCcattatgaaggaagttagaggtagtttctcAAGCCAACGCTAACTAAcattagtgcaatgactggaagtctatgggtatctgctagcatgcaaacctaactctaacttccttcatactggacacagagaaaTAACTGAGGAAGTAAATAAAggacctcattgccaaaatcccaaagtatccttTTAACTCCAGAGCAGAGTCTTACCTGTGATGCGCTTGAGTGGTCATTCTGGCAGGCCAGCTCCTGCTCCAGCTCTGACACCTCCATCAGGTGCCTCTCGCTCACCAGGCGAGACAGCTCGCCCACCACAGTCACGTGCTTCGACACTGTGCCCGACATCTTTTTGAACTGGGGGTAGTTGTCTACAAACGCCTGCAGAGAAAAACAGAGGGAATGATTAAAAAGAAGAAAACAGAAAGATTTCTTAAACTTGAAGCAATTTTTATTTGTAGTTTGTATCATTATTGGAATTAAGACATAATTGATCTAATTCCGAGTGGATATTAACCAATGTGGCTGAGACAGTGGTTCTAATGAGCAACTGCTACAGAACATGCTGGGAAATTGAGTTCTTGTGCGACAACAGTGCCCAGGTCTCACCTTCATATCAGAGATGGACTCCAGCTTCTGTTGCTCCTTGGGCTTCTTCTTCTGAAAGTCCTCCATCAGGTTCTTGATGTTTGTGCCAATCTCTCCAAAGTTCAGGTACAGATTCTGAATAAGAGAATGTGAGAGTGAATTGGAAGTTGTTAGCCAACATCTGGCCCTGTCGGAATTATTTAACCTTCCCCATTGACCGGCCGCTACACATTCTGCCATTTTTTTTCATCCGGAGTCTTCTTAAAGAGGTTTGCTGGCTAGCGTTCCTAACCTTTAGGCAAGGGATCATCAGCTAGATTAAGCCGGAGCAGacgctactaactttaaacgctgtgttGCTAGCGTAGTGGGGCtcccctgttccatctactgctgccccctggacactatgatcatttggctacatagctgatgcctactggactgtccattaatcacggtactccattctgtttatttattttttatctgtcggccccagccgcgaactcaggctctgtgtgtagttaatctgaccatctctgcctagtcatcgtcattttacctgctgttgttgtgttagctgattagctgttgttgtctcacctgttgttttagctagctctctcaatcaacacctgtgattactttatgcctcgctgtatgtctctctcaaatgtcaatatgccttgtatactgttgttcaggttagttatcattgttttagtttacaatggaccccctagttccactcttcatacctatgatacctcctttgtcccatctcccacacatgcggtgacctcacccattacaaccagcatgtccagagatacaacctctcttatcatcacccagtgcctaggcttacctccgctgtacccgcaccccaccatacccgtctgtgcattatgccctgaatatattctaccacacccagaaatctgctccttttattctttgtccccaacgctctaggtgACAAGTTGATAGACTTTAGCCGCACCCccattctactcctcctctgttccgcagGTGATGtagaggtaaacccaggccctgcatgtccccaggcaccctcatttgttgacttctgtgatcgaaaaagccttggtttcatgcatgtcaccatcagaagcctcctccctaagtttgttttactcactgctttagcacactctgccaacgctgatgtccttgctgtgtctgaatcctggtttaggaaggccaccaaaaattctgagatttccatacccaactataacattttccatcaagatagaactgccaaagggggaggagtggcAGTCTACTGCAgcgatagcctgcaaagtaacgtcacactttccaggtccatacccaaacagttcgaacttctaattttaaaaattaatctctccagaaataagtctctcactgttgccgcctgctaccgacccccctcagctcccagctgtgccctggacaccatttgtgaattgatcgcccctcatcaagcttcagagtttgttctgttaggtgacttaaactgggatatgtttaacaccccggcagtcctacaatctaagctagatgccctcaatctcacacaaatcatcaaggaacccaccaggtacaaccctaaatctgtaaacaagggcaccctcatagacgtcatcctgaccaactggccctccaaatacacccccgctgtcttcaatcaggatctcagcgatcactgcctcattgcctgtatccgctacgggtccgcagtcaaacgaccacccctaatCACTATCAAAtgttccctaaaacacttctaagagcaggcctttctaatcgacctggcccgggtatcttggaaggatattgacctcatcccgtcagttgaggatgcctggtcattctttaaaagtaacttcctcaccatcttagataagcatgctccgttcaaaaaaatgcagaactaagaacagatatagcccctggttcactccagacctgactgccctcgaccagcacaaaaacattctgtggcggactgcaatagcatcgaatagtccccgcaatatgcaactgttcagggaagtcaggaaccaatacacgcactcagtcaggaaagcaaaggccagctttttcaagcagaaatttgcatcctgtagctctaactccaaaaagttctgggacactgtaaagtccatggagaacaagagcacctcctcccagctgcccactgcactgaggctaggtaacacggtcaccaccgataaatccatgattatcgaaaacttcaacaagcatttctcaacggctggccatgtcttcctcctggctactccaacctcggcttgacaatctggaccctctatttctgaaactatccaccttgctattgtcgcaacccctattaccagcctgttcaacctctctttcatatcgtctgagatccccaaggactggaaagctgccgcggtcatccccctcttcaaagggggaagacaccctggacccaaactgttacagacctatacctatcctaccctgcctatatccatcctgccctgcctatctaagttCTTCAAAAGCcatgtcaacaaacagatcactgaccacctcgaatcccaccgtaccttctctgctgtgcaatctggtttccgagacggtcacgggtgcacctcagccacgctaaaggtactaaacaatatcataactgccatcgataaaagacagtactgtgcagccgtcttcatcgacctggccaaggctttcgactctgtcaatcaccatattcttatcggcagactcagtagcctcggtttttctaatgactgccttgcctggttctccaactactttgcagacagagttcagtgtgtcaaatcggagggcatgttgtccggtcctctggcagtctctgtgggggtgccacagggttcaattctctggccgattcttttctctgtatatatcaatgatgttgctcttgctgcgggcgattccctaatccacctctacgcagatgacaccattctgtatacttctggcccttccttggacactgtgctatctaacctccaaacgagcttcaatgccatacaacactccttctgtggcctccaactactcttaaacgctagtaaaacaaaatgtatgcttttcaaccgttcccTGCCTGCACGCGCAcgtccgactagcatcaccaccctggatggttccgacctagaatatgtggacatctataagtacctaggtgtctggctagactaaactctccttccgccttatctcagttcactggtcacgacagcaacacccacccgtagcacgcgctccagcaggtgtatctcactgatcatccctaaagccaacacctcatttggctgcctttccttccagttctctgctgcctgtgactggaacgaattgcaaaaatcattgaagttggagacttatctccctcaccaactttaaacatctgctatctgagcagctaaccgatcgctgcagctgtacatagtccatcggtaaatagtgcacccaatttacctacctcatccccatactgtttttatttatttacttttctgctcttttgcacgccAGTATCTcaacctgcacatgaccatctgatcatttatcactccagtgttaatctgctaaattgtaattattcacctacctcctcatgccttttgcacacaatgtaatatagactttttttaaataaaaaaaataaaaaatctgtgttattgacttgtttattgtttactccatttgtaactctgtgttgctgtctgttcacactgctatgctttatcttggccaggtcgcagttgtaaatgagaacttgttctcaactagcctacctggttaaataaaggttaaataaaaaataaaaaggcaCAGACAATTtgttcttgagtggatggtcagggggccggaacataattacaaaaaatgtgtagactgcaaattgacctgCAAGAAGCCCAAATAGATAGAACATTTGAAggaaacataataatttcaaatcttgattacatttgtatatgatcacatatCTATCTATTATGCATGGGAATAGTTTGGAACAGATTTCAAAAATTAAAATCGCTTGGTGCTATAATACTGGTGTTTTTACAATAATTTATGTCCAACATTAAGAAAAGAAAATTTGTATAACCCTGCTCTAGgctaccagccagccagcccaatGGGACCATTTCAAAGCCAAAGGGCACATTTGTGCAGAATTGGAACCAGGCCTAGAGACTCACATTGGCATAGAACTCATCGTTCTCTGCAGACAGCACCACCTCCTTCAGGTCCTTGCTGATCCCTGGGACTCTGGACAGGTCAATGCGGTTGTTGTTGAGGCCAAGCAGCTCGTGCACCATGGCCTGGTACGTCCACTAGATGGAGCAGGGAAACAAACAATGAAACCAAAACAATGAAACCTACAATGAAATAAAGTTAATGTCATCTCTAAATTCCTTCAGCGATGAAGAGTATATGTAGTTTCGCCAATTGATTAGCTTGTCTAATGAGCTAAAGATTTGTTCATTAGCTGTGACACAAAGGGCCTAGAGTACATGACCTAGTTTACAGTGCAGGTTGCAGGCTTGGTAAATGTAAGTACAAGACTCTGCTGCCCCCAAGTGATCAGAGGCTGCAGTACACGTCAGAATGATGTGAATATACTGTCTGTACATAGTATGACTATAATGACCTGGTCATTGCCTATCTTTtgtaataatgtagcctgggttCCCAACTGATAAAACACTCAGTCTGGTCCCTGGCTAGAAAACATGTATACCAAACATATATTATCTATGTAGATTATCTTAGAATTATTTTCTATTAGTTCCCCCAAAAACACTTAGTTTCACTTAGTTTTGGAGCATTTACTTTTGTTGTGCATACTGAATACAACCCTGACTCTTAATTTTGACCTGGTTGAGTCGTGGGGTGATGGAGTCATCACTCTGACTCTTAGCTCTGACCTGGTTGAGTAGTGGGGTGATGGCGTCATCGCTGCGGTCCAAGATGAGCAGGAGAGGAGGCACCTCTGTCTTCCTGAAGTCAAACAGCTCATACTCCTTGGTGATTATTTGCTGGGGGAGGAGATGGGTAGTGAGATTGcgtttgtgtgtatgtgcgtgtgatAGGTGTGCATGTGATATTAGTCACCTTCACGCTCTCTCCCAGTCGCTTGGCCATGTCTGAGGACAGCTGGTAGCGGATCATGGGACATTTTTTCAGGGCCAGCAGCACCGAGGTCAGACCCTGGGTGGTACGTGGCAGGAGAGTTGGCTCCCAGCTACGACCCTGcaatacacacatcacacacacacacacacgagatatGAATGCACTCTGTAAATAGATCAAAAATACAGAGGGAATATGACATACGCAGAGACAAATAGAAAAAGTTAATCTAAAATCAATGCAGATGAATAATGGTTCACTTTATAAACTGTCACATATCTAAAGCGTCATGGCCTATTTGCATGTCTTACCCTTGCCACACCACTGAGGTTGAGGGAGAAAAGGTGTGGGTTCACAGCAATGAAGTCTCCATAGAACTCCTGCAGTCATATGAGAGAACTTATTAATTTCCAGTTTAAAATGTCAAAGGATATTTCTACTATTACAAGACTACATGTAGCGTAAAGGGGTTCTAACTGGAAATGATACAACATTTAGATTTAGGACAAGTAGGATAAACCTATGGAGCATCATTCTACCAAAACAACTATACAAATAAAAGTCCAGAATCGTAAAAAAGAAAAGTTGGGTACCTAAAGCATGGTTCCTGTCCTACAGTACTGCCCTTAGTGTTAACTTACCTGCACTTCTGCGACCACCTCCTGTTCATCCGCCTCGGCCAGGGCTTTTATTTCACTCTTACTGATGACGTTGCTGAAGTCTAGAAAGGATTATGAGGAGGATGTCACCCATACAGGAAAATATATTTGAATATATTTCAATAAAATCTGAATATATTTCAATATATTTGGGAAATGTATTGatcaaatatataaataaataaaatatatgtacatatatttgAAAAAAATACACATTCACACCTCACAACCTTCTCTACCTCAATGATAATGTTGAGTATCTATTGACCTCTGGGAGCCTAATGCTAAAGTACCAAAATGGCATTTTGCATGCAAAAGTTGGATCATTGAGTTGTAGTTGAAAATAAATTCTGCAGCTTTTGAGGTATAGCCTAACTGTCACTTATAAAACATAGTAAAAAAGAATTGAGGTGTTTCAAAATGACACTTGAATGTATGTAAATCTATTTTCCCGAGCTGTCAATCACAATTTGAAACGTTCCatcattttttttgtcaaaattgctcagGCTCAGTAAATTTGGTTGGGGATCATTTATGGACAACTTCATTTATGGACATCTTCAAACGTATTAAATATAAagaacataaataccttatttacataagtattcagaccctttgctataagactcgaaattgagctcaggtgcatcctgtttccattgatcatccttgagatgttttggatttggaaaggcacacaaacctgtctatataaggtcccacagttgacagtgcacgtcacagcaaaaaccaagccttgaggtagaaggaattgtccgtagagcctcGAGAGAGAATTGtatcgaggtacagatctggggaagggtaccaaaaatgtctgcagcattgaaggtccccaagaacacagtggcccatTCCTAagtggaagtttggaaccaccaagacttttcccagagctggccgcccagccaaactgagcagtcgggggagaagggccttggtcggggaggtgaccaagaacccataGGTCATTCTGACATAACTCTAGAGTTCCTCAGTGGGGATGGaagaaccttacagaaggacaaccatctatgcagcactccaccaatcaggcctttatgttagagtgaccagacagaagccactcctcagtaaaacgcacatgacagcccgcttggagtttgccaaaaggcacctaaaggactctcagaccatgagaaacaagatactctgatctaatgaaaccaagattgaactctttggccccaatgccaagcgtcacgtctggaggaaacctagcaccatacctacggtcaagcatggtgctggcagcatcatactgtggggatggttttcagcggcagggattgggaaactagtcaggataaAAGCAAAAATGAACTGAGCAatgtatagagagatccttgatgaaaacctgctccagagctctcaggacctcagactggggcgaaggttcaccttccaacaggacaacgaccctaagcacacagccaagacaacacgggagtggcttcagaacaagtctctgaatgtccttgagtgacccagccagagcccggacttgaacccaaccgaacatctctggagagacctgaaaatagctttgcagcaacgatccccatccaacctgacagagcttgagaggatctgcagagaagaatgggacaatgtccccaaatacaggtgtgccgagcttgtagcgtcatacccaagaagactaaaggctgtaattgctgtcaaaggtgcttcagcaaagtactgagtaaagaatctgaatacttatgtaaatgtaatatatatatatatttttaacctttttttatttatttttttacaaatttgGAAAAATGTATAAAGCCTGtatttgctttgttattatggtgtATTCTTagtagattgataagggggggggggaaataaggctgtaacctaacaaaatgtgtgaaaggtcaaggggtctgaatactttcaaaaaAGGTACTGTACATGTTGTTAAAACACGTGTCAATATATTGTTTTTTCTGTATGGGCAATTGTCGTCACCATGAAATTACTGAGTTGTCATAATTCGCTGTTGATGCATGGGCAATCAATGTTGAGTCTATAGTTCTAAACAATATAAATGATCCAGAGACATAAGATCTTAGATCAAATACAGATAACAAGGACTATCTAAAAACATTCACAAGAATCAGAACATTGAACCATATGATTTGAACAACAGTGCAGAAATCCTTACAGATGAAGTAGACACTGTACTTGGGTCGCCGGAGCTCCTGTATCAGATTTTCCACATTCTCCTGTAATGAGGGCAGAGAGAAAAGTCAGGGGTGTCATACAAATCCAAAATTGAGCACGACTAAAG
Above is a genomic segment from Oncorhynchus masou masou isolate Uvic2021 chromosome 12, UVic_Omas_1.1, whole genome shotgun sequence containing:
- the LOC135549913 gene encoding vacuolar protein sorting-associated protein 45-like yields the protein MNVTLAVKQYISKMIENSGPGMKVLLMDKETTSIVSVVYTQSEILQKEVYLFERIDSQNRDNMKHLKAICFLRPTKENVENLIQELRRPKYSVYFIYFSNVISKSEIKALAEADEQEVVAEVQEFYGDFIAVNPHLFSLNLSGVARGRSWEPTLLPRTTQGLTSVLLALKKCPMIRYQLSSDMAKRLGESVKQIITKEYELFDFRKTEVPPLLLILDRSDDAITPLLNQWTYQAMVHELLGLNNNRIDLSRVPGISKDLKEVVLSAENDEFYANNLYLNFGEIGTNIKNLMEDFQKKKPKEQQKLESISDMKAFVDNYPQFKKMSGTVSKHVTVVGELSRLVSERHLMEVSELEQELACQNDHSSASQNVRRLLQNPRVSEMDAVRLVMLYALRYERHSSSILPGLMEELNRKGVSEKHCRMVTSMVEYGGKRVRGSDLVNPQDAVAITKQFFKGLKGVENVYTQHAPLLQETLDQLIKGRLKDSHFPYLGPSSLRDRPQDIIVFVIGGATYEEALAIYNLNRTVPGVRIVLGGTTIHNTKSFLEEVTLTAGAGQSERLQRAGRHPNRR